The genome window CGCCTGAAGCATTTTATCGGGTTGAACGGTTACCAATTGCCGATGGTGAGAGAGACACGGGATTCAATGGGGTGTGTGGCGGCATTCCACGGTTTAGTTTAGCTTTTTTGTCCGAAGAGCATCAGGTTCATTATGCATAACATATCAAAATTATTCAGTTCATTCTTTATCTCCGGGGAGAAAATGTCCGGTTTCCGATTGGCTTGGTCATGACGGGTTCTCTGGCTATGCAGAGGGTTCTTCTTACTGGAGCCACCGGTTTCGTGGGACAGGCTATAGCGCGTGCCCTAGTGCGGGAAGGATGTCGAGTCATGGCTCTGGTGCGTAACCCGCAAGCGGCAAAGATCCTTCTGCCCGACGACGTGGCGTTTTTCTCCTGCAACCTAGAGGACCGAGGGACCGTTGTTGAACTATTTCCTTTGGCGGATATCTGTATACATTTGGCCAGTGTCAAGTTTAACTATAAAGTTCATACCGAACAGGCGCTGATGGTAGCGGAACGAAACTTGGAAATCCATCGCAATCTAATCGAGGGATGTCGAGCGCGTGGCATCCCGAAGGTAATGTTCTTGAGCAGCGTGGTGGTTTACGAGGATTTGGCGCACCATCTTTTGACCGAGCGATCTCCTGTGCGCTTTGTGGATACCCCCGACGGCTACGCATGGTCTAAACTGGTCATGGAAGGTTTGTTCCGGTTTTTAACACGTGAGACCGGCATACAAAGCATTTGTGTCCGGGCAGACAATACCTACGGACCGGGTGACAGCTATGCCGTGCAGGGTATGCAGGTCATTCCATCCATAGTGCGTAAGGCGCATCAGGACAATCCTCTGATAATCTGGGGATCAGGGATGCAGAAGAGGACTTTTCTATATGTGAATGATCTGGTACGTGGATTGTTGGCGTTGTTGGGCATGGAGCGGAATATTCCGGAGGTGATCAACCTTTCGTCTTCCCAGGTAGTTACTTTAATGAATGTCGCCCAGGAGGTGGTGCGTCAGACGGGTCGTGAAGTGGAAGTCGTGGTAGATACCGATCAGCCGGAAGGCAACGCTTGGCGCTGCATGGATAACAGCCTTTTCCTGAAAACTGTAGGCCGGGATTTTTTGTTTACTCCGTTGCAGGAGGGACTGAATGCTACAATTAGAGATTTTCGTACTCGATTTACAGAGCATGATGGACTCCAGATTTAAAGTTCTGCAAAAACTTAAAAAAATCGGCTTCTTGCTGTTTCATGTGGGGAGGGTAAAGTTTAATCTCTATGCGCAAGATTAAATCCACAACCTTTAACCGGTATCTGGACTTCCAGTCCGCAAGCCCAACTCGCCGGGTTTAGATTGTTTTTCTTTAGTTTGGTGCCGATTATGAATATTGCGGTAATGAGGTGCGTTAGTCGCCAACGAGATCTACGAGCGTGTTTTCAACCACTATGCAATGCGGTCAGGCCAGCCTTGTTTGAGGCTCGTTGCAAATAAGGAAGGCTCTCTCATCTTATGAAAACGTACCTTTGTGAAAAGTAGCATGAACATGTGTCGTTCCAAAAGAGACGTACCCGATGTGTTTAGTCCCGGAGTGTGATGGGTTGGATCAAGTCTGAACCGTTCAGGTTCAGTTGTCCATACTTTTGAGGCTTTTCAGTCTTTTGGCGTGGTTATAGGCCATAAGGAAGGCGTTTAAATGCTCTGTGAGTTGGGCGTGTGAGGCATAGTGATACCTCCTTGACCGTGGTCTCCTTGAGTGTTCTATTCATTCGTTCAACCTGACCGTTGGTCCAAGGATGGTTAGGTTTTGTCAGGAGATGCTCAATACCTGGGCTTGACATGTTCGGTCAAAAGGGTGCTCCCGTAGGTGGGTGGTTGCTCCGGTTCGGTTTCTGGGCAGTTCCGTGAACTGGATGCCGTTGTCGGTAAGCACCGTATGGATCTGATAAGGGACGACCTCGATCAATGTCCCGAGGAATGAAGCCGCTGTCTTGCGATTGGCGTTTTCGTGGAGTTCGGCATAGGCGAACTTGCTGGTTCGGTCAATAGCCACGTAGAGATACAGTTTGCCCTCCTCGGTGCGACTTCATCGATATCAACATGAAAATAGCCTATAGGGTAGGATTTGAATGTCTTTTTTGAATTTTTATCGCCCTTGATTTTCGGAAGACGGCTGATACCATGGCATTGGAAACAACGGTGCAGTAAAGATCGAGTCAGTACCGGGATCATGGCCTGTAAGGCGTAAAGACAATCATCTAGAGGAAGCACGTGTGCCTGCGGAATGCAACGATTATCGCTTCCTGTTCGGCTGTCAGTATGGTTGATCGCCGCTCTTTCGGCCCCATGGGCATATCGTGAATAAAATCACGCTTGCGCCATTTCATGACCGTCTTGTGGTTGAGATCGTACTGTTCAGCAAGCTCCTGGATCGTAGCTTGCGATCGTTGTATTGCAGTTCGGATGGCGTACGTGGTCTTTGGCGCTGCCGTGCAGTATCATTGCAGTTCGGATGGCGTACGTGGTCTTGGCGCTGCCGTGCAGTATCTGGCTCATAAATCCTCCTGTGATGGAATGTCAGTATACCATCCATCACACGTTGGGACCAGACACCGATCTGATTCGGACTGTCATGGCTCAAGCCGCCAACCGGGCGGGGATCATGCCCATCAGGATCAGCTTCAAGGGGGCGATGCAACAAATGGACGCTTTTGCGCACCGGGTCGCCATCGGCGATCAACAAGCCCGTCTTGTGGACGAACTGTTGCGCGCCATTGCGTACTATCGAATCGGCATCGACCTGGACGTGTAACCTTGAGCCGTAAAACGCCGGCCAAAGGCTTATCGACGCCTCAGCCAACCAAGGGCAGAGGCTAGATTATTCCTGGAGAAATATGAGGTTGCGGCTAACTAAGCGCCATTGCCCTATGGTCTTTGTGTATGGGTTTAATCAACAATCAGATCGGTTAAACAAAGCATCAAAATGAAAAACATCCTTATTGATCCGTCTTATCCGGTTTTTAATAATAATAAATTGTTTGATCTTCAGGATCCAATTTTGAACCATGATAATCATTTGTTGCAGTTACATGTTCTAAAGGAAAAATTAACGCGTCAAAATATCTCGATCAATACGGCTGATCTGTGGCAGGAAAGCTCCAAGACTTCTGGTATTCTGTATCGCTATATTTCTCTTGGAATGATGGAAAATATTAAGAGATTTGAAAAGCAGGAATCAATAGTGCTGGATTCATTTGTGATCATGGAACCACCCATTGTGGCACCCGCTCTGTATGACGCCTTGCCACTGTTGACAGATAAATTCAAATATGTTTATATGCACAATGTAGAAGGCAACGGTTACTCCCTGTCTGGTGTTGATCGGAAAAAACTTCGCAGGTTTTATTGGCCGATTCCCTACAACACGGTGCTGGATGCTGTCTGGAGTCATGAAAATCGTGAGCATCGTATTGTTGTTATCAACGGCAATCATCGACCCAGATTACGATTCCAGGAACTTTACAGTCTGCGTATTCAGGCGATGTGTGCGTTGGCTGAATTGCAGGCTGTAGATCTGTATGGCAGAGGATGGGAACGCTGGTGGTCGCGCGAGTCCATGTGGTTACCGTATTGGATGCATCGAAAAAAGCTGATGACGATTTACAAAGGGTCTTGTGTGTCAAAATTCGATATATTAAAAAAGTATCATTTTTGTTTATGTTTTGAAAATATGGCTATGACTGGTTACATTACTGAGAAAATATTCGATTGCCTGTATGCGGGAACGGTTCCATTATATCTTGGGGCGCATGATATTGAAAAATATATTCCGTCAGAGGTGTTTATTGATTGCAGACAATATGAAACTTGGCAAGATATGTGGAGAGATTTAAGAACAATATCTCTACAGAAAATCAGACAAATCAAAAAGGCAGGAAGAGATTTCTTGCATTCGGACATGTCAAAACCTTTTTATCGCTCCATGGAAAACATTATCTTTGCCAGGGAATAGGCCATGATCCAATGGCGCTTAGTTAGCCGCAACCTCATATTTCCTCAGGGATAATCTAGCCTCTGTCCTTGGTTGGCTGAGGCGTCGATAAGCCTTTGGTTGGCGTTTCACGACTCGAGGTTCCGCACGTCCATGTCGATTGCCGATTCGATGGTACGCAATGGTGCGCAATAGTTCGTCCACAAGATGGGCTTGTTGATCGCCGATGGCGACCCGGTGCGCAAAGGCGTCCATTTGTTTCTTTCCCTCCCAGAAAACCCACCGGCCCGATTTTGGCTCTTTTCAACTGGCCTTTGGGCGTTGGATTTCGCTGGATAGTAAGGCCAATTACAGCGCCGGGTTCAATCTGGGGCTTTTGATGCGGCATCTGCCGGGGTATGGCACACCGAAGGAGCGGGCGAGTGCTCGTTACCTTTTTGTCCTCCTGCTGACCGATGGAGATGTGCTGCTTTTGGGTGTCGGTCTGGCTGTCTGCGGTGAAATCTCTGCTCGTGATTTTCCTTTCCGAAACTGAATCAGATTACAAAAGGTATATAATCCGTTTCCATTGGTCATCACGCAGTCACATCGATCCATAGCATCACCTCCTGCGAGACAGGATGGGGATCAAATTATTGAATGTCGACATACTCTGGTGCTTTTTTTAAGGTGAAACGGGCCAATGCACGGTTTGACGCGGGGGATGCAGGTCTGATACACTTGGTTACAGGAGCGGTATGGGTTGATTCGGGGCATGGCCTGCCTCTTTCATGGACCGATGGTGGGAGAGATCGATGCGTGGTGTACGCAGAATGCGACTTCTGGTCGCTTTTGGTCTGCTCTCCTTCATGATCATGGTGGGCCTTGTCGGTTTGTGGCATCGGCAGGCCATGATCGCTCAACTGCTCGCCCAGGGTCAAACCGGTCTCACACTCCTCTCCCGCGTCGTGGTTTCCGACCTCGGACCGGACCTCTCCGCGCTCCTGGCCACCCCTTTGGAGCGTGAGGCCACTGTGGAGCCTCCGCCCGAATTCTCCAGACTCGACACGCGGCTCGCCCCCCATCTGCGCGCATACGCCATTTCCCATGTCACCGTTTTCAATCTTCGGGGTGAGGTGCTGTTTTCCACCGACTACCGGTACGCGGTCGGTCAGGATCACTCCGGCGACGAGGCGGTCAAGGCGGCTCTCGCCGGACGCATCACCACCGCGCTCGATGCCGGGGCGTCGGTCCTCGGTCTGGATGGGGGCACGACGGATCGTTTCCTGCTCAAGAGTCATCTGCCCCTGACCCGTGAGAGCGGATCGGCGGTCGAGGGGGTGTTCGAGTGGCATCAGGATGTGACCCCCTTCGTGGAGCGGATCCGGGTTTCGTTGTGGCAGGAGATGATCACGGTGGGTCTGTTCATGGCCCTGTTCGTGGGCCTGTTCAGCCTGGTGGTGCGGCGTCTGATGCGGCACATCCGTGCCCACGAACAGAACCGCTTGCAGTTCATGCAACAGATCCAGCAGGACAAATCCGAACTGGAACGACGTATTCAGGATCGCACCCGGGAGCTGACACGCACCAATCAGGCCCTCCAGATCGAAGTCCAGGTGCGGCGTCAGACCGAAGTCGAACTCTGTCTGGCCGCCAGCGTCTACCAGAATACCACCGAAGGGATCATGGTCATGGATCCCAAGGGGATCATCGAATCGGTCAATCCGGCATTTGTGGCCATCACCGGCTATTCGGAAGACGAGGCGATCCATCAGTCCATGAGTATGCTTTACTCCACCCAGCACGACGCCTCCTTCCATCGGCAGATCGAACAGCAACTCGCCGCCCACGGCTGCTGGCGGGGGGAGATGTGGAGTCAGCGCAAGAACGGGGCGATCTATCCGGAGTTCGCCAATATCAGCGCCATCCGGGACGGGGATGGGACGATCCGTCAATTCGTCAAGGTGTTCACCGATCTTTCCGGCATCCGCAGTTCGGAACAACAGCTTCATTTCCTGGTGCATCACGACTCCCTCACCGGACTGCCCAACCGCTTGCAGCTCAAAGACCGGATGCGGCAATCCTTCTCCTACGCGGTTCGGTTCAATCAGATCGTCGGGGTATTGTTTCTGGGCATCGACCGTTTCACGTTGATCAACGAGGCGGTGGGACGCAATATCGGGGATCGCATTTTGCGGGATGTGGCCTTGCGGTTGACCCAGTGTCTGCGGGATGAGGACTCTTTGGCCCGGGTGGGAGGTGACGAGTTTGTGGTGATCGCCACCGGTCTGCTGCAAGGAGGCAATGCCGGACGTATCGCCCGCAAACTCCTCGCCACCCTGAGCGAACCTTTTTTGGTGGAGCAGGAGCGTTATTATCTGTCCGCCAGCATCGGCATCACCCTGTTCCCCCTGGACGAAGGGGACGAGGACAGCCATCTCAAAAAAGCCGAGTCCGCCATGCGCCGCGCCAAGGAGCAGGGGGGCAACGCCATCCAGTTTTTCACCAAGGAGATCGACGCGGTTTCATCCAAGCGTATGGCCATCGAGAATGGTTTGCGGCTGGCCCTGGAGCGCAAAGAACTTTTTTTGCACTATCAGCCCCAAATCGATGTGGTCACCGGTCGTCTCATGGGGGTGGAGGCCCTGGTGCGCTGGAAGAGTCCCGAACTGGGATTGGTTTCGCCGGTCAATTTCATTCCCATCGCCGAAGAGAGCGATCTGATCGCCGCCATCGGGGAATGGGTGTTGCGGACCGCCTGTGAACAGAACATGCGCTGGCAGGAAGAGGGGTTCGCCCCCATTCGCATGGCGGTCAATCTGTCGGCGCGCCAGTTCCAGAATCCGGATTTGCCGGCGAGAATCACCCGGATCCTGAAAGATACCGGGATGGATTCCCACTATCTGGAGCTGGAATTGACCGAAGGTATGTTCATGCGGGATATCGACGAAACCGTCTCTACCTTGCATACCCTCAAGTCCATGAATCTGCAATTGTCCATCGACGATTTCGGCACCGGTTACTCTTCTTTGAGTTATCTGAAGCGTTTTCCCATTCACACCCTCAAGATCGACCGGGCGTTTGTGCGGGACATCATCGCCGATCCCGATGACGCCGCCATTACCAAGACCATTGTTTCCATGGCCAAAAACCTGAATTTGCAGGTGGTGGCCGAAGGGGTGGCCGCCCCGGATCAGTTGGAGTTTCTCCGTTCCTTGGGCTGCGATCTGGTGCAGGGATTTTTGTTCAGCCAGCCGGTTGCGCCGGAGGAGATCGCCTTGTATTTGGAAGAAGATCGCATGTATGGCCAAAAACCCTCTTTTGCGCCCAGATTGCATTCCGGCGGCGCATCGGTGATTATTTTTCCGGAGGCAGTCAAACAACAAGAAGGGATTGATTGATGATCAATATGAGCTTTTTCCGGGATTTGCCGATTGGCCGCAAGCTGGGGATCGCGTTCGGGATCACCGGGCTGTTTTTTTTGAGTGTGGTCTGGCAATTTCACGACGCCCTGTTCGACTCCCTGGACTCTTATGAATTTCTGCAAAGCGAATACGGGGATCGCAAGGACCATTTTCTGAACATTCATCGGTATCTCCTGGAAGCCCGGCGGGGCGAGAAGGATTTTCTGGCCCGCAAGGAGGTCAAGTATGTGGAGCGGGTGACCCACTATGTGGGCCTGGCCCAAAAGGAGGCCGAACAACTGAGCCGGTTGAAAGAGCCGGTGGGGGGCATGACCGGTGTGCAGATGGCCGAAAAGGTCCGGGGGCTGATCGGGCAGTATCATACGGCATTCCTGGAAATCGTCGAAGCCTGGAAAATCCAGGGGTTGGATCCCGGATCCGGCTTGCAGGGACGGTTCCGCAAGTCTGCCCACGATATGGAAAAGATCCTCAACGATTTCGATCTGGATCAACTGGTGGTGGAACTCGGGGAGATGCGGCGCAATGAAAAGGATTTTGTGGTGCGGGGCAAGGCCAAATACGTCACCCAGTTTCAGACCCAGGCGGGTCATTTCAAGGGCTTTCTGGTCGTTTCCCAGGTGAACAAGGAACTCAAGGAGAAACTCGTTGGGGCGTTGAGCGATTATCGCGCTGCGTTCGAGGCGTTTGTGCCGGTGCGTCACAAGGATGTGTTGACCCAACTGGAAGATCCGCTCTATCTGCGCATGAGCGAAAAGGCCCATGTGGTGGAAGAGTTGCTGGAGAGCCACTATGTGCCCGGTATCTGGAAGAATTTATTGATGATGCGGCGTCATGAGAAGGATTATCTCATGCGTTTGCAGGATAAATATGTCAAGCAGTTGCGTGATGTGGCGGCGGTGATCGTCGGGAATGTCAATGAATCCGCGATTCCCAAAGATGTCAAGGAGCGAATTCTGGCCAATGTCACCGATTACGAGGAGAGTTTTGTCGCCCTGGTGGATCAGAATGGACGCATCAACGGGGTGAGCGACAAGATGCGTGATGCGGTTCACCGCATGGAGCCGATCATCGACGAAAACGTGACCGCCGCCGTGGAACAGATGAAACGTCTGGAGGTCCAGACCCGGGGAGAATCCCGTACCCGCGCCACGGTGGCGTTGGTGGTGGCGGTGGTGGCGGGAGTGCTGGCGACGTTGTTTTCGATTGTGATCACCCGGTTGATCACCGGTCCGTTGGGGACGCTCAACCTGTTTGCCCGTCAGGTGGCCACCGGGGATCTGAATGCCGGGGTGGATTTCAAGCGCAAAGATGAGATCGGTCAACTGGGGAGGACCATGAACCAGATGGTCGCCTCCTTGCGGGATCTGGTTCTCAGCATGTCGGGCAATGCCCAGGCTCTGGAGAAGTCCGCCCTGGAGTTGGCGGAGGTCTCCAGTCAGTTGAGTGGCAGTTCCGCCAACATGACCGAAAAGGCCGGCACCACCGCCTCGGCGGTGGAGGAGTTGAGCGCCACCATGATGCAGGTGTCCTCCTCGGCCCAGGAGGCGAGCGCCAATCTCAACAGCATCGCCTCCGGCACGACTCAGGCCAGCAGCAACATTCAATCGGTTTTCGAGTCCTCCCAGGAGACCGCCGCGGTGTTGAGTCAGGTGGCGGAAGCCTCGGAGCAGGTGAGCCACGAGTTGACTGCCATCTCCGCAGGCGCGGTGCGGGCCAATCATTCGGTCACTTCGGCGGCGTCGTCGATTCAGGATGTGACCGCTTCGTTTCTGGCGGTGCGGGAGCGTTGCGCCTTTGCCGACACCCATTCCCAGCAGGCCGCCGACCGGATCCAGAGTTCCGAGGGGGTGATGGTGCAACTGGCCCAGTCGGCCCAGGAGATCGGTTCCGTGGTGGATGTGATCAACAACATCGCCGAGCAGACCAACATGCTGGCCTTGAATGCCTCCATCGAGGCGGCGGGGGCCGGAGACGCGGGTAAGGGCTTCGCGGTGGTGGCCAACGAGGTGAAAGAGTTGGCCCGGCAGACCGGTTTCGCCACCCAGATGATTCAGGATCAGGCCGGGGCGATCCAGGGGCAGTCCGGGGAGGTTTCCGACGCGATCCGGGAGATTATCCGTTTGATCGAAGGAATTACGGCGGCCAACAGCGAAATCGCCCAGGCGGTCAACACTCAGTCGGCGGCGGCGGAGGCGGTTTCGTTGGCCATGGAGATTTCCGCCGGAGAGACCAGCGAAGTGACGGATCGTCTTGGTGGCGCGGTGGAACGGCTTTCCGGGAGTTCCGGACAGGTGATGCAGGTGTTCAATCGTTTGCTGGATGTGAGCAATCAGATGGGGCAGGCCAGTCAGGGGATCGAGGATGTCTCCCGAAGCGTGCACAACGCCTCGGAAGGGGCCGAGGAGATCACCCGCAGCGTCACCGAGGCGGCCACGGCCACGGGAGAAATCGCCCGGGCCATGGCGGCGGTCAACGATGAAGCGGGTCAGATGCAGATCATCAGCGGCGTGCTCGATCAACGGGCCGGTCAATTGACCGGCATGGCCAGGGAGTTGAAAGGATTGGTGGCCCGGTTCAAGGTGTGAACCGTTTGGCTTTCCTCTTCCTCCCGGACCACCGGAAAGCGGACCAGCAGTGGAAAGATCAACCTCCCGCACAGGTTGGCGCGGGCAGCGAGGCCCGGAAACGGGTGGTGGAGCGATGGCCATGTCCGGATGACCCCGTTGTCATCCGGGCAACCGGCCTGGAAGCGTTTGGACATGGTTTCCTTGTTTTTTGTGTGCGGTTCGATGGTTCTGATGTCACCCATCCGCCCTGTTGTTCAGGGGGGAATCTTGTTCCTGCATCTTTTCCAAGGTCATGACAACCATCTGATTGAAGGAACGGCGTTCCGTTTCGGCCTTGTTTCCGATCCACTCCGCCAGGGATTCGGGAAAGCGCAGGGATTTTTGTACCATTCGGATGTGTTTGTCGGTTTTCATGATTGGGTCGTCTCCCATGGTTTGAAGTCAATTCTGGTGAGCATGATCCATCACGGCGTGGAAGAAAATCAGTTGCATGACTTCAGCATGCCGGAAGAAAATGGTGGAGTGGTGGTGTGGTTGAATGGTTTGGGGGTAGAATGAGGATGGTTTGGGTTGGTTTTGCTTCGGGAAGGATGGTGGTGGAGGTGGGAGGTGATGCCGGAGGAGTGGGTGGTGCTGGTGCATGGATTGTGGCTGGATGGCTCGGAGTTTCTCTGGCTGGATCGGCAGTTGCGCCGGGATGGTTATCGGGTGTTGACCTTTCAATATCCCACGGCGCGGCGTGACCTGGAAGACAATGCCGAACGGTTGTGGGAGTTTCTGGAACTGCGTTTCGGACCTGGCATGAAACGGGTGACGGCGGGTGCGGTTCATCTGGTGTGTCACAGTCTGGGGGGGCTGGTGGCCCTGCGCATGCTGGAACGCCATCCGGAGGCTCCCATGGGTCGCATGGTGGCTTTGGGGTCCCCGTTCCGGGGGTCGCATTCCGCCCGACGCATGGCCCGCTGGCCGGGTGGGGCCTGGCTGCTGGGTCGCAGTCTTGAGGGCGCTTTGGATGGTCAACGGGAGTGGCGCGTGCCTCCGGGACGGCAGATCGGCGTTTTGGCGGGCACGCTTCCTTTGGGTCTGGGGCATCTGGTCTTGGGGCTGGAGTCTCCCAACGATGGGGTGGTGGCGGTGGCGGAGACCCATCTGCCCGGAGCGGTGCATGCCACGGTGCCCATGATGCATGTGGGGCTGGTTTCCTCCCCCCGGGTGGCGAGTTGGGTGCGACATTTCTTGAAAACAGGAGAGACGGAATGGTGAATCGGGATTGCAACCCTGGGAGACAACCATGAAACCAGGGGCCACGGGGTTGACCCGGGTGATCAATGCCGCCGGATACTCCATGTTGGGCCTGCGGGCCGCATGGCAACACGAGGCGGCTTTCCGCCAGGAACTGGGACTGCTGGTGATTCTGTTTCCCCTGGGGCTGTGGTTGGGTCGCAGCGGGGTGGAGCGGGGATTGCTGATCGGTTCGTTGCTGCTGGTGCTGATTGTCGAGTTGATCAATTCGGCGGTGGAGGCGGTGGTGGACCGGACCGGTTCGGAATGGCATCCCCTGTCGGGTCGCGCCAAGGATATCGGATCGGCTGCGGTGCTGGTGGCGATGATCCTGGTGGCTCTGGTGTGGGGATTGATTCTGTGGGAGCGGCTGGCGTGAGCGACGCGGGGAGGCCATAAGGAAGCGCGCATGTCGGAGCGAACCGTTCAGCGCATACTGGTGGTCCTGTTGGTGGTGGTGCTGGGATTGTTGTTCATGCGGCTCGGCAAGAGCATGTTCATGCCTTTGCCATCCACTTCCGGACCGGAAATCCCCCGGGAGATCACCTGGCGAGTGGGGGTGAGCAGTGCCCTGGGTCCGGTCTCCCGCATGGCGGTGGAGCGGCTGGCGGAACGGGTCGCCGCCATGAGTCATGGCCAGTTTCGGCTCACCCTCCACGCCTCGGCGGAACTGGGGGGGGATGACCGCATGCTGGAATTGGCCAGTCGGGGGGAGTTGCCCTTGCTGGTGGTTCCCCACGCCGCCCTGGGGGGGCGGATCGAGGCCATGCGGGTGTTTGATCTGCCTTTTTTGTTTCCGTCCCGTGAATTTGTCAATCGGGCCCTGGACGGGGAACCGGGACGGATTCTTCTCGACAAGGCGCGGGATTTGGGACTGGAGGGGCTGTCCCTGCTGGATGGGGGATGTCGCCATCTGCTGGCGGATCGCCCGTTGCTGGACCCGGAGGCGTTCGTTGACCTCCAGGTGTTGGATCAGAGCGACAATCGGGTGCGTCAGGAGTTGTTCAACCATCTCAAGGCGGTGCCGGTGGTGGGCGTCTCCGGTGTCCGTACCGGTCCGGAGCCGGGAATACAGGTGCTGGAAGATACCTTGTGGGGTTTGGCCGGCGCGGCCCGTCCCGCGGTTTTGAACCATCTGACCTTGAGCGGTCATGGTCATTCGGTGGATTTGTTGGCGGTCAGTCGCGACGCCCTCGACATGTTGACCTTCGGCCAGCAGCGGATTTTGCTGGACGCGGCCCGGGAAAGCACTTGGTGGGGCCGCGGCGAGCTGCGGGTCCAGGAGGGCAAGATGCTCCAGGAGTTGCGGGACGAGGGGGTGACCGTGCATGAACTCTCTCCGGAAGGCCGGGAGCGGTTTCGCGCCAGCTTCGCTTATGCCCCCCGCAAGTTTGAAGAACGCATCGGACCCGATGTGATTGCCCGCATGGCGGAATGGCTGTTGTTGCGGGGGCAGGAGTCGGATGGGGAACGGCGGGAGATTTTCGTGGGACTGGATGCCCAGTTGTCCGGGGAGAGCGCCGGAGTTGGGTTGGAGTTGTCCCGTGGGGTATTGCTGGCCATTGAGGAGATCAATGCCCGTGGGGGCGTTTTGAAC of Magnetococcales bacterium contains these proteins:
- the dctP gene encoding TRAP transporter substrate-binding protein DctP translates to MSERTVQRILVVLLVVVLGLLFMRLGKSMFMPLPSTSGPEIPREITWRVGVSSALGPVSRMAVERLAERVAAMSHGQFRLTLHASAELGGDDRMLELASRGELPLLVVPHAALGGRIEAMRVFDLPFLFPSREFVNRALDGEPGRILLDKARDLGLEGLSLLDGGCRHLLADRPLLDPEAFVDLQVLDQSDNRVRQELFNHLKAVPVVGVSGVRTGPEPGIQVLEDTLWGLAGAARPAVLNHLTLSGHGHSVDLLAVSRDALDMLTFGQQRILLDAARESTWWGRGELRVQEGKMLQELRDEGVTVHELSPEGRERFRASFAYAPRKFEERIGPDVIARMAEWLLLRGQESDGERREIFVGLDAQLSGESAGVGLELSRGVLLAIEEINARGGVLNRKMRLVARDNHGLATRGVDNLKFFAGLDDLVAVVGGQKSSVVAAEVEEVHGLDLPLLLPWSAARHLTENGFASNQVFRMSLNDRWTAPFLADVALGRGSRIALVLENSRWGHEFEKIIGRHLITRGIQPVAVHWVDNGLGNFATILSAIATAGVEVVILVDTSDESVGFLLELSRRLPALPVVSHWAMLGARLTPAQQQVIGNLDLVFPQTFFPGVSGNKAGEHLLKASRRLLSLNEWDPPVQMGSGFVQAYDLVQMLASAIRVAGSTDRRGVRDALEKLPRHDGMIRRHEPPFDVQRHDALGIGDYRLGRLTPDGRIVPADQEK